In uncultured Campylobacter sp., the following are encoded in one genomic region:
- the secE gene encoding preprotein translocase subunit SecE, producing the protein MEKVKEYYKQAKVELDKVIFPTKDQTKTAYISVVVVVVVIALFLALVDLIMSALITA; encoded by the coding sequence ATGGAAAAAGTAAAAGAGTATTATAAACAAGCAAAAGTAGAGTTAGATAAGGTAATTTTCCCGACTAAAGATCAAACTAAAACAGCATATATCTCTGTAGTCGTCGTAGTCGTAGTTATCGCACTGTTTTTAGCGTTAGTGGATCTTATTATGTCCGCTTTGATAACGGCCTAA
- the rplA gene encoding 50S ribosomal protein L1, giving the protein MPKNSKRFNELLKKVDVNKIYSVDEAVSTVKTLASAKFDETVEIALKLNVDPRHADQMVRGSVVLPAGTGKSVRVAVIAKDAKASEASEAGADIVGADDLIEEIQKGNINFDVLIATPNLMGLVGKVGRILGPKGVMPNPKTGTVTMDVAQAVKNAKGGQVNFRVDKQGNIHAGLGKASFSKEQLLDNLTTFIKTINKHKPATAKGRYVTHASLSLTMSPAVTLDNQEIIDLK; this is encoded by the coding sequence ATGCCAAAAAATTCAAAAAGATTTAACGAACTTTTAAAAAAAGTTGACGTAAATAAAATTTATAGTGTAGACGAAGCGGTAAGCACAGTAAAAACTCTAGCTTCTGCTAAATTTGACGAGACGGTGGAGATCGCTCTTAAACTAAACGTAGATCCAAGACATGCCGATCAGATGGTGCGCGGCTCGGTCGTTTTGCCTGCCGGTACGGGTAAGAGCGTTCGAGTAGCCGTGATTGCAAAAGACGCAAAAGCTAGCGAGGCTAGCGAAGCGGGTGCCGATATAGTGGGTGCCGATGATCTGATCGAAGAGATTCAAAAAGGAAATATAAATTTCGACGTTCTTATCGCCACTCCAAATTTAATGGGACTAGTCGGTAAGGTAGGTCGTATTCTTGGTCCAAAAGGCGTTATGCCGAACCCTAAAACCGGTACCGTTACTATGGATGTCGCTCAAGCCGTTAAAAACGCTAAGGGCGGACAGGTAAATTTTCGCGTCGATAAGCAGGGAAATATCCACGCAGGCCTTGGCAAGGCTAGCTTTAGCAAAGAGCAGCTTTTAGACAATCTTACGACGTTTATCAAAACCATAAATAAGCATAAGCCAGCGACTGCGAAGGGTAGATACGTAACTCATGCATCGCTTTCACTTACTATGAGTCCTGCGGTTACGCTGGATAATCAAGAAATAATCGATTTAAAATAA
- the nusG gene encoding transcription termination/antitermination protein NusG translates to MANKWYAIQTYAGSEMAVKRAIEALKQDEALEAKIGEVLVPTEDVIEVKNTKQTIKERSLYPGYCFANLDLDTTLWHRIQMLPKVSRFIGEAKKPSPLPEKDIEIILEKINNREAPKPKINFDEGETVRIVDGPFANFNGIVEEYDMIHGKLRLNVSIFGRSTPIEISYSQVEKII, encoded by the coding sequence ATGGCAAATAAATGGTATGCGATACAAACTTACGCCGGCAGCGAGATGGCGGTAAAGCGCGCGATAGAAGCGCTAAAGCAAGATGAAGCGCTTGAGGCTAAGATTGGCGAAGTGCTAGTGCCTACCGAAGATGTTATAGAGGTCAAAAATACAAAGCAAACCATTAAAGAGCGTAGTTTATATCCAGGGTATTGTTTTGCAAATTTAGATCTGGATACCACTTTATGGCATAGAATTCAGATGCTGCCTAAGGTCAGTCGCTTTATCGGCGAGGCGAAAAAACCCTCTCCGCTACCGGAAAAAGATATCGAGATAATTCTAGAAAAGATTAATAATCGCGAGGCTCCTAAGCCCAAGATTAATTTTGATGAGGGCGAGACGGTTAGGATCGTCGATGGGCCTTTTGCTAATTTCAATGGCATCGTAGAAGAGTATGATATGATCCATGGCAAGCTTCGCCTCAATGTTTCGATCTTCGGACGAAGCACGCCGATTGAAATTTCATACTCGCAAGTTGAAAAGATTATTTAA
- the rplK gene encoding 50S ribosomal protein L11 translates to MAKKVIGEIKLQIAAAKANPSPPVGPALGQKGVNIMEFCKAFNERTKDMAGFNIPVIITVYADKSFTFITKQPPATDLIKKAAKIDKGSDNPLKKKVASLTKAQVLEIVEKKIADLNTKDREQAARIIAGSARSMGITVTD, encoded by the coding sequence ATGGCTAAGAAAGTTATTGGCGAAATCAAGCTGCAAATAGCGGCCGCAAAAGCAAATCCAAGCCCGCCGGTAGGTCCTGCGCTAGGCCAAAAGGGCGTTAATATTATGGAATTTTGCAAAGCGTTTAACGAGCGAACCAAAGATATGGCGGGCTTCAACATTCCTGTTATCATCACGGTTTATGCCGATAAAAGCTTTACTTTCATCACTAAGCAACCGCCTGCGACGGATTTGATCAAAAAAGCGGCGAAGATAGATAAAGGCTCGGACAATCCTCTTAAAAAGAAGGTAGCGTCCTTAACGAAAGCTCAGGTTTTAGAGATCGTCGAGAAAAAGATCGCCGATCTTAATACCAAAGATAGAGAGCAGGCTGCTAGGATTATAGCCGGTTCGGCTCGCTCTATGGGCATTACGGTCACTGACTAG
- the rpmG gene encoding 50S ribosomal protein L33, producing MAKNSSRVKVGLKCSESGDINYTTYKNSKTTTEKLELKKYCPRLKKHTLHKEVKLKG from the coding sequence ATGGCAAAGAATTCAAGTAGAGTAAAGGTCGGATTGAAATGCTCCGAAAGTGGCGATATTAACTATACTACTTATAAAAATAGCAAAACTACAACCGAAAAACTAGAACTTAAAAAATATTGTCCTAGATTAAAAAAGCACACGCTTCATAAAGAAGTCAAGTTAAAAGGCTAA